The following is a genomic window from Caldicellulosiruptor danielii.
AATACACTTCCCACCCCTATTGATATCACAAATACTATTAAAAGTATTACGCACAGTACCACAAAAACCTTTTTCAATACTTACCACCACTTCAAAATCTTTTGTGTTATTTAAACAGATATGGATAAGCAGCCTTTGCTAAGTCGTAAACACCTTCTACAATGTAATGCGAAACTGTTTGAATGTGTCTGTCGTCAAGTATAATTACTGCATTGTTTTTAACAGCTTTCAGGTTTTTGAAAGCAGGATCTTTTTTGAACTTTTCCACATATTGCTGAGAAGTTTCCTTAGGATTATATGAAGCTGATGGAATGACAATTATGTCTGGGTCCCACTCTAAAATCTGTTCTTTTGTGATTGTTGGCCAGCCTTTCAAACCTGCAACAGCAGCTATGTTTATAACTCCCGCATATTTTGCTATTTCATGTTGTGTAGTATTTTTGCCATATGTTGAGTTGAAATAGTATGTGTAGAAAAGAACATATTTTTTCTTTCTCAAGTATTTTACCTTTTTCTGGACAGCATTTATTTTGTCATCCATGTACTTTATAAGAGCCTGGCCTTTCTGGATTTCACCTGTTAGCTTTGAAAGATTTATAATCTCTTGTTTGATATTTGCAATCGAATTTGGATTTAAGCTGACATATATAGGACACTTAAGACCTTTCTTCAAAAGATCGTACTTTGACTTGTCAATGTAATAAGGTACTATCACAAGGTCAGGTTTTGCCGCAATTATCTTTTCAATGTCGTTACTCGAATATCTGCCTTTTACATTCTTAGCAAGATTTACGACATTAGAATTGTTCTTATCATCAGCAAATATAGAAAGTCCAATGATTCTGTTCCTTGATACCATATTGAGCAAAATCTCATCTGTTTGAAGTGCAAGAGACAAAATCCGCTGAGGTTTCTGTTTTACAGTTATGCTATATCCCTTTCCATCCTTGACTGTGACAGGAAAGTCGGCTGCATGAGTATATAATGGAATTAAAGCTGCCGCAAATGCAATTAAAACAATTATTGCAATTAGCTTCTTAGAAAACTTCATCGGCACATTCAACCCCTTTGTATGTAATAATTTACTTGCATTATTATATCACACAAGTTGCTGGATGTCTATACTAATTATTTCTGTTTCTTCTGGTAATAAATTTAATAAAGTAGGATCAAAAGGAAGCTTACGGTTTGCCCACCTAATATAACCACTCACTGGAGATTTCAAGGTGTACGTCTTGTAAATTGACTCAATTCTGGCAAACACCTCTCCTT
Proteins encoded in this region:
- a CDS encoding glycine cleavage system protein H, with translation MLYGERLFFGDIWVEVNGSVASVGITKNLEMELGDIVIFEFFKTSGYIQEGEVFARIESIYKTYTLKSPVSGYIRWANRKLPFDPTLLNLLPEETEIISIDIQQLV
- a CDS encoding ABC transporter substrate-binding protein, yielding MPMKFSKKLIAIIVLIAFAAALIPLYTHAADFPVTVKDGKGYSITVKQKPQRILSLALQTDEILLNMVSRNRIIGLSIFADDKNNSNVVNLAKNVKGRYSSNDIEKIIAAKPDLVIVPYYIDKSKYDLLKKGLKCPIYVSLNPNSIANIKQEIINLSKLTGEIQKGQALIKYMDDKINAVQKKVKYLRKKKYVLFYTYYFNSTYGKNTTQHEIAKYAGVINIAAVAGLKGWPTITKEQILEWDPDIIVIPSASYNPKETSQQYVEKFKKDPAFKNLKAVKNNAVIILDDRHIQTVSHYIVEGVYDLAKAAYPYLFK